From the Patescibacteria group bacterium genome, the window GCTGACCAACCGGCAAGAGCTCCGGAAGTGGTGGGTTATTTGCATCCTGGGCGTCAATGTTTTTCTGCTGTCCGCCGTGCTCACCCAAGGTTTGCTCTTCCTCTTCAAATTCCAGGATAGCGGGAGTATCACGCAAATCATTGTCGCAAGCGTTGCATCGGTTGGGGAGCAATCGGCTGTCGTGGCGCCAAAACCCCTTGTGACCGCGGCACCAGTTTCTGTACTCCACGGTGCTGGTCGGTTTGATTTTTTGCAGCGGCTGGAAAATCCAAATGCAAACTGGCAGGCAGTCGCTGAGGTGACCTTCCAAGGTGGGGCAAAAACCTTACCTCCTGTACGAGTTGTCCTATCACCCAAGTCTACCCTCTACGCCGTTGCCTTAGACATTGAGCCAAAGTCCACCACCGGGGTGCCGCAACCAACGGCAACGCTCACCAGAGTTTCGTGGACCCGGCAGGTTATTGATCCGTTTGCAGACATTCGGGTGAAGATTGAAAATGTGCAGCAAGCACAAGTTGAGCTGACCACAGGTGACCAGGCGAAGCGCATGGTAACGCAGGTGACAGGTACGGTCGTCAATCCGTCGCTCTACGCCATTCGTGGGTTACGAATTGGCATTCTGCTCCTCCGTGACCAGAGCGTGGTGGGCGTCCGCACGGCAATTGTCTCAGTGCCACGGGAAGCGCGTGCACCTTTTTCGGTGGAGTGGGAAGACGTGGTGAGTGGTGTCACTTCCATTCAAACGTACCCTGAACTTCACGCTGAGATAATTGTTGCATCGTAGCATGGCGCGTTCGTCATTGCGGATTCTCGCGCACCTTGATTGGCCACTGGCTGTCGCCAGTGGTGTGCTCATTCTTTTTGGGCTGGTGGCTTTGGCGAGTGTCACTGTGGCAAAGAGTCCTCCAGATTGGTCAACGTTTACCCAGCAGGGTATTTTTGTTGGCGTCGGTTTGGTCATTTTCATTGGCGCGGTTTTGGTTGACTATCGAACTATCCGTGGGCTGAGTACGGTAGCGTACGTTGTTGCCGTGCTCCTTCTGCTGGGCGTGCTTTTTTTTGGGAAAGAAATTCGGAGTACGACTGGGTGGTTCGTGATTGCGGGCGCCAGTTTTCAGCCGGTCGAGCTGGCAAAACTGCTATGGATCATTGCGTTCAGTGCGTACCTCGCCAGGTTTGCCCGAGCCTTTGACCAGTGGCGGCACCTTTTCATTTCCGGTGGCTTCGTGGCTATCCTCATTGGCTTGGTGCTCCTCCAGCCTGACCTGGGGTCAGCGGTTGTCCTTGGGGGCATCTTTTTGGGTTTACTGCTCATGGCGAATATTCGTGGGCGGCAAATCGCTATTCTCCTCACCCTGCTTGTTGTGCTCGGTAGTCTGAGTTATGCATTCTTGCTACGTGACTACCAGAAGAATCGGATTCAGCAAGTCTTCCATCCAGAAGCCGACCCTTTAGGCCAAGGCTACAACGTCACCCAAGCGCTCATCGCGGTCGGCTCGGGTCAGCTCTTCGGCCGGGGATTTGGCCAGGGCACGCAGAGTCAGTTGAACTTCCTTCCCGAACAGCAAACAGACTTCATTTTTGCGGTGCTGGCAGAAGAGTTTGGATTTGTTGGCGTCCTCCTGCTCCTGGGCAGCTTTGGGGTAGTGCTCGTACGGACGCTTTCCATTGGCCGCCACGCCCGGGAAGATTTTGGAGCATTCCTCTGTGCCGGAGTTGCGATAGGCTACGCGGTGCAGGTAGGGATTAATGTGGGCATGAACGTTGGTTTGTTTCCGGTGGCTGGTATTCCTTTGCCCTTCGTCAGTGCAGGGGGAAGTTCCATGGTCGCCAGTCTCCTGGCCTTGGGTATGGTGCAGAGCGTGGCTGTCCGTCGGCGAACCAGCGGTTTAGAGAGTTGACGAACAGGGAGCCACGTGGTATGGTCACCCCGTACATTTCTTGTACCTATGCCCATGCTCCCTTCATTCCCATCTCGTCTGCATGCCCGGTTTACCGGGAGTTGCCCTCGGTGTCGAAGCCTCTTCCAGCCGGCGAATGTGACGGTTGTGGCTGAGGATGAGGAGCAGCAGCTCTTACACCTGGTGTGCCAGCAATGTCGCACCGGCCTTCTGGCCTTGGTGGGGATTACTGTCAATGGCTTACGGTCTGTGGAAATCGTCACCGACTTGACTGGAGCAGACGCGGAGCGATTCATTGCCGCGCAGCCAGTCAATGCCGAAGACGTTCTGGCGCTGCATACAGCGCTGGGCCGATCCACCTTCCGGCTTCGCTAGGCAAGTCGCCAACTGGAGCAGATGAAGCGCTCAGTCTTTTTCTTTGATTGTCTTCTTTCTCATCTCTTTGATTGATTTGTATGACGCTCTCGCTTACTGCTATTCCTCGCACCGCTTCCAAAGGTGAACGCACTCGCGTTCGCAAAGAAGATCACATTCCAGCTGTGGTGTACGGCCATGGTATTGCCAGCCAAACAATTGCGGTTCCTCGTAGTGACTTTGAGAAGGTTTTCCGTGAAGCTGGCGAATCAACATTGGTAACGCTTTCACTCCAGGGTGGCGCGCCAGTGCAGACCCTCATCCAAGATGTCCACCGTCATCCAACGCTGGGTACTATTCAGCATGTGGATTTCTACCAAGTCCGCATGAATGAGAAGATTAGTAATGATGTGCCGTTAGTCTTCACCGGTGAGTCCCCAGCAGTCAAAGCCTTGGGCGGCATTCTGGTGAAGAACATTGACACGCTGAAAATTACCTGTTTGCCTGCAGATTTGCCATCAGAATTGACGGTTGATATTCGCCGGTTAGAAAATTTTGAATCTCGTATTACCGTTGCTGATATTCCGTTACCCAAAGGTGTTACGCTGGAAACGAAGGCGGAAGAGATTATTGCGGTGGTTGAGGCACCTCGAACAGAAGATGAACTGAAAGCTCTGGATGAAAAAGTGGAAGAGAATGTGGAGGCTGTCCAGAAAGTGGAGAAGCCAGTCGGAGCTGAAGAAGAGGCAGTTGTCGCTGCACCAGGTGCAGAAGCTGCACCCGCGAAGAAAGCCTAGGGCGCCTATGGGAGGGAGGCTCACGGATAGACCTAGTGACTACACCTTTGGCAAGCGCAAACGGCGTTGGCCGTGGGTGGTGGCTGGTGTCGTGGTAGCGCTGGGGAGTATTTCCACAGGTGGTTACTACCTCTACCGGAGCAAGAGTGTAAAAAAAAGTAGTGCCGCAAATGTCGAGACGGTCACCAGTGCAGAACAAGCACGGCGTCTTGATGGCGTGCTTGTTCCGGCTGTAAAGGCAAATTTTTTGCCATTAGCCGTAGTAATTGAAAATCACTCCAGCGTGCGGCCGCAGAGCGGGTTGAGCCAGGCTGGCGTGGTCTACGAAGCTTTGGCTGAGGGTGGCATCACCCGCTTCTTGGCCGTGTTTGCAATCAATGGTGATCTACAGATTGGTCCAGTGCGTTCGGCACGGCCGTACTTTGTGCAACTCGCGCGGGCGTATAACGGGATGTTCGTCCATGCTGGATACTCACCCCAGGCGAAAGAGCAAATCCAGAAAACCGGCATCGTTGACTTTGACCAGTTTGCAAAACCCTATAATTTTGACCGCATCAGCGGCCGTCCGTCTGAGCACGCGCTTTTCACCTCGCTTCGGTTGCTAGAGCTTGGTCGGAAGGGTTTGAAACTTGACGACAAGGGCACATTCACGCCCTGGTCCTTTAAGGATGATCGCCCAGTGCAACCTCCGGTGGCCACAAAAGTGACGGTGGATTTTTCTACGGCATCGTATCGGGTTGGGTATGCCTATGACGCAGCCACGAATAGCTACCTTCGTTCGCAAGGGGGAATAGCAGCGAAAGACAAGGAAAACGGACAGGGGATTACCCCCAAGAATGTCGTGGTCCTCTTTACGACGTCAACGCTCTTCGATGCGCTTCGACGGAACATTTTGGTCGTGGGTGAAGGCAAGGCGTTGGTTTTTCAGGATGGAAATGTTATTGTAGGGAAGTGGCGAAAGCCGGAGGCGGCTACGCAGCTCACGTTCACTGATGCGAATGGGGAACCGCTTTCCCTGAATCGTGGGCAAACCTGGGTTGAGGTGGTTGATCTGCCCGAGCGAAATGTCACTTATTCATAAATTTTTTCCTTTTCAAACAACGCACATGGCAAAAGCTCCCAAAAAATCTGTTGAAGAAGTCAAAGTCACCCCCAAAGCATCGGCAAAAAAAGCACCAGCAGCAAAACCAGCGCCCGTGGTTGATCCTGCAACGGATCTGAGTAATACTTCTAAGAAGTCCATTCCTCCCGCAGAAACCCAGAGTGCCTGGCAACGACTGTCAGCCAAATTTGGTACAGGTGGTTCACGCTGGCTTGCGCTCGGTGGTGCCGCGGTTGCTCTGGCAATTATCATCATTGGGGTTGGCATTGCGCTTAGCTCTGGCTCATCGGATGATGAGACTGAGTTGGTGACCAATACTGCAGGGTATGAGAATGTAAATGTAGCGAATATACCCTTTTCACCAGATTTGGCTGGTGGGAACCGGTACGTGCACGGGCACTACTACCCGTTGGCAGTCATGATTGATAATGCATCGCCCGCACGGCCGCAGTCCGGTCTGCAGGCTGCTTCTGTAGTCTACGAAGCATTGGTGGAAGGTGGCATTACTCGGTTCATGGCAATTTTTGACCAAGGAAAGGTTGATCAAATTGGACCCGTTCGTTCCGCCCGGCCATACTACCTGTCATGGCTAACTGAGTATGATGCTGCATACGCGCATGCCGGTGGTTCACCGGAAGCGCTGGGTGATATTCAGAAAAATCGCATCCATGATATTAACGGTATTGGCAGCGCGGCCGGTGCTTTTGTCCGTGATCGGTCTCGCCCAGCACCGCATAATCTCTACACGACATCGTTCAAGATGTATACCATTACCCAGAA encodes:
- a CDS encoding FtsW/RodA/SpoVE family cell cycle protein, with translation MARSSLRILAHLDWPLAVASGVLILFGLVALASVTVAKSPPDWSTFTQQGIFVGVGLVIFIGAVLVDYRTIRGLSTVAYVVAVLLLLGVLFFGKEIRSTTGWFVIAGASFQPVELAKLLWIIAFSAYLARFARAFDQWRHLFISGGFVAILIGLVLLQPDLGSAVVLGGIFLGLLLMANIRGRQIAILLTLLVVLGSLSYAFLLRDYQKNRIQQVFHPEADPLGQGYNVTQALIAVGSGQLFGRGFGQGTQSQLNFLPEQQTDFIFAVLAEEFGFVGVLLLLGSFGVVLVRTLSIGRHAREDFGAFLCAGVAIGYAVQVGINVGMNVGLFPVAGIPLPFVSAGGSSMVASLLALGMVQSVAVRRRTSGLES
- a CDS encoding 50S ribosomal protein L25 codes for the protein MTLSLTAIPRTASKGERTRVRKEDHIPAVVYGHGIASQTIAVPRSDFEKVFREAGESTLVTLSLQGGAPVQTLIQDVHRHPTLGTIQHVDFYQVRMNEKISNDVPLVFTGESPAVKALGGILVKNIDTLKITCLPADLPSELTVDIRRLENFESRITVADIPLPKGVTLETKAEEIIAVVEAPRTEDELKALDEKVEENVEAVQKVEKPVGAEEEAVVAAPGAEAAPAKKA
- a CDS encoding DUF3048 domain-containing protein yields the protein MGGRLTDRPSDYTFGKRKRRWPWVVAGVVVALGSISTGGYYLYRSKSVKKSSAANVETVTSAEQARRLDGVLVPAVKANFLPLAVVIENHSSVRPQSGLSQAGVVYEALAEGGITRFLAVFAINGDLQIGPVRSARPYFVQLARAYNGMFVHAGYSPQAKEQIQKTGIVDFDQFAKPYNFDRISGRPSEHALFTSLRLLELGRKGLKLDDKGTFTPWSFKDDRPVQPPVATKVTVDFSTASYRVGYAYDAATNSYLRSQGGIAAKDKENGQGITPKNVVVLFTTSTLFDALRRNILVVGEGKALVFQDGNVIVGKWRKPEAATQLTFTDANGEPLSLNRGQTWVEVVDLPERNVTYS
- a CDS encoding DUF3048 domain-containing protein, with the translated sequence MAKAPKKSVEEVKVTPKASAKKAPAAKPAPVVDPATDLSNTSKKSIPPAETQSAWQRLSAKFGTGGSRWLALGGAAVALAIIIIGVGIALSSGSSDDETELVTNTAGYENVNVANIPFSPDLAGGNRYVHGHYYPLAVMIDNASPARPQSGLQAASVVYEALVEGGITRFMAIFDQGKVDQIGPVRSARPYYLSWLTEYDAAYAHAGGSPEALGDIQKNRIHDINGIGSAAGAFVRDRSRPAPHNLYTTSFKMYTITQKQKLAYSDAVIEPWTFAQTGAVAPADVTAAKKVTFYFTGTTKSTKIVYTYDAAKGGWLRSQADAAHQDRLTKQQIVVKNLVIQTISNNISVGEKGRLTMTVTGTGTAKVFGAGTVQNATWKKAEKNSRTTFTDANGTAVVFQPGNTWIEVLPAGRTVVVE